A region of Haliotis asinina isolate JCU_RB_2024 chromosome 9, JCU_Hal_asi_v2, whole genome shotgun sequence DNA encodes the following proteins:
- the LOC137296991 gene encoding neuropeptides capa receptor-like produces the protein MTDLTTHGEEPGPGSLDMMENETYMLHNNMTPTEIWRQNTFVNALTITRNIYVPTIVVIGLTGNFLSLAVFTASQFRHVSSSGYLAALACADNLFLLSLLVTWLDGIIPIMVSKEACRFIIFITYTSSFLSVWNVVCFTSERYIAICHPLHAPIIFSKLQEKYVVITFVILSAVLYNFALWTTESQYYINRMLCANNPTFFFLMNIVTWIDTILTMILPFLLILFMNFRIVWRVIRYQRKRQSVLQTHQTALKNKSQMRITRTLLLVSTTFLVLNLPSHVMRLKQLIANYSSLYRELIQEIVQLVYYSNFSVNFFLYAIYGKHFKQSLKMLITNMCRRKKTFSRDRYRSDFNRTSTTSMLAYSR, from the coding sequence ATGACCGATCTAACAACTCACGGCGAGGAACCGGGGCCGGGGTCATTGGACATGATGGAAAATGAAACGTACATGCTACACAACAACATGACACCAACTGAAATATGGCGCCAGAATACCTTCGTGAATGCTCTGACCATCACACGCAACATCTATGTGCCGACCATCGTTGTGATAGGCTTGACTGGAAACTTTCTGTCCCTTGCCGTGTTTACAGCAAGCCAGTTCCGCCATGTTTCATCATCCGGGTATCTTGCTGCCTTGGCATGCGCAGACAACCTCTTCCTGTTATCGCTGCTGGTGACGTGGTTGGACGGAATAATACCGATTATGGTATCAAAAGAAGCATGTCGGTTCATTATCTTCATCACTTACACATCCAGTTTCCTTTCCGTGTGGAACGTGGTGTGCTTCACGAGCGAACGATATATCGCGATATGCCATCCCCTTCACGCACCGATAATCTTCTCAAAACTGCAGGAGAAGTATGTTGTCATAACCTTTGTCATACTATCAGCTGTCCTTTACAACTTTGCTCTCTGGACAACTGAAAGCCAGTACTACATTAACCGTATGCTTTGTGCCAATAACCCAACGTTCTTTTTCCTAATGAATATTGTAACGTGGATTGATACAATTCTGACCATGATTCTCCCTTTCCTCCTAATCCTCTTCATGAACTTTCGTATCGTGTGGCGAGTCATCCGGTACCAAAGAAAGCGGCAGAGTGTCCTCCAAACCCACCAGACCGCCCTAAAAAACAAGTCTCAGATGAGGATCACCCGAACATTATTACTAGTGTCCACTACCTTCCTCGTCCTTAACCTACCCAGTCACGTGATGCGACTGAAACAGCTGATTGCTAACTACAGCTCGCTCTACCGGGAGTTAATACAAGAGATTGTTCAATTGGTGTATTATTCCAACTTCAGTGTAAATTTCTTCCTGTACGCCATATACGGAAAACACTTTAAACAATCATTGAAGATgctcattacaaatatgtgcCGCAGAAAGAAGACATTTTCACGAGATAGATACCGTTCGGACTTCAACCGGACGTCCACAACATCAATGCTGGCTTACTCCAGGTGA